In Burkholderia sp. GAS332, one DNA window encodes the following:
- a CDS encoding 2-Methylisocitrate lyase, PEP mutase family has product MIRNNARLTLKARLSQPEIVVAPGVFDMISVRLADSMKFDCLYMTGYGTVASYLGEPDAGLATYTDMLNRVTAFCAASDTPIICDGDTGYGGLLNVAHTVRGYERAGAAGIQLEDQEFPKKCGHTPGRRVIAAEDMVRKIKVAVETRVDPDFQIIARTDARTSLGLDEALRRGEAYVRAGADILFIESPETPEELEKIGKSFDKPLLVNIVEGGRTPQLTPAELEALGFSLAIYPASGFLAVTHALEHVYTQIQALKGTNGEQDAMYSFAKMCDLMGFPAVWDFDRQHAD; this is encoded by the coding sequence ATGATTCGCAATAATGCCCGTCTCACCCTCAAGGCTCGCTTGTCGCAACCGGAAATCGTGGTCGCCCCGGGGGTCTTTGACATGATCTCGGTGCGCCTCGCCGACAGCATGAAGTTCGACTGCCTGTACATGACCGGCTATGGCACGGTCGCGTCGTATCTGGGTGAGCCCGATGCGGGTCTCGCCACCTACACCGACATGCTCAATCGTGTCACCGCGTTCTGCGCGGCCAGCGACACGCCGATCATTTGCGATGGCGACACTGGTTACGGTGGCTTGCTTAACGTCGCCCATACCGTGCGCGGTTATGAACGCGCCGGCGCGGCCGGCATCCAGCTCGAAGACCAGGAGTTCCCGAAGAAGTGCGGTCACACGCCGGGCCGTCGTGTGATTGCCGCCGAGGATATGGTCAGGAAGATCAAGGTCGCGGTCGAGACGCGTGTCGACCCGGACTTCCAGATCATTGCCCGCACCGATGCGCGTACCAGCCTCGGTCTCGACGAAGCGTTGCGACGCGGCGAAGCCTACGTTCGTGCCGGCGCCGACATCCTCTTCATCGAATCGCCGGAGACGCCTGAAGAACTCGAGAAGATCGGCAAATCGTTCGACAAGCCCTTGCTCGTCAATATCGTGGAAGGCGGTCGCACGCCGCAACTGACACCGGCGGAACTGGAGGCGCTGGGGTTCTCGCTGGCGATCTATCCGGCGTCGGGCTTTCTGGCGGTGACGCACGCGCTGGAGCACGTCTATACCCAGATTCAGGCGCTCAAGGGCACTAATGGGGAGCAGGACGCAATGTACTCGTTCGCGAAGATGTGCGACCTGATGGGCTTCCCGGCCGTATGGGATTTCGACCGGCAGCATGCCGACTGA
- a CDS encoding 3-phenylpropionate/cinnamic acid dioxygenase, small subunit produces MMDNRNTLFSQQTFAGAIELIWREAELLDRKDYREWLSLWDPAGFYVVPIDPGTTDFAATLNYAYDDQDMREKRVQRMTSGFSASASDAARTVRTVSRFTLTSDTSDEVEVSSAQVIVAYKRGKSTLFAADLTHRISFASGEPRIVQKVIRLIDSTEALSAIGFLL; encoded by the coding sequence ATGATGGACAACAGAAACACGCTGTTCTCGCAGCAGACCTTTGCCGGCGCGATCGAACTGATCTGGCGCGAAGCCGAACTGCTGGACCGTAAGGACTATCGCGAGTGGCTTTCGCTGTGGGACCCGGCAGGCTTCTACGTGGTGCCGATCGATCCCGGCACCACCGACTTCGCCGCCACGCTGAACTACGCGTACGACGATCAGGACATGCGTGAGAAACGCGTGCAACGCATGACGTCCGGCTTTTCGGCCTCGGCGAGCGACGCCGCCCGCACTGTACGCACGGTCTCGCGTTTCACGCTGACGAGCGATACAAGCGATGAAGTGGAAGTGAGCTCGGCGCAGGTCATCGTCGCGTATAAACGCGGCAAGTCGACCCTGTTCGCGGCGGATCTCACGCATCGCATCAGTTTCGCGAGCGGCGAGCCGCGCATTGTGCAGAAGGTGATCCGCCTGATCGATTCGACCGAGGCGCTCAGCGCGATCGGGTTCCTGTTGTAG
- a CDS encoding transcriptional regulator, LysR family: MNSLDHVDLNLLRVFQAIVEERSLTRAGQRLALSQPAISYSLGRLRTLFDDPLFIRTRAGMQPTPIALELSSIVARALDTVREALRYAEHFDPAVSTRTFRLSLSDAGELAYLPPICEALHQQAPRVKLRIEPLPVEAIEDALRASRLDFAIGNLPTLTARTRHQLLFEETYVCMTRKRRGLPRTKELSMKTFVDASHVQITSVEHSHYALDDTFRAQGVGRHIALELPHFVALPSVLAVTDLFATLPRRLAQIFNRDGGFQLYELPVTLPMAAVTMHWHEHFDQDEGNAWLRNLMGDIVRRFDER, from the coding sequence ATGAATTCACTGGACCACGTCGACCTCAATCTGCTGCGCGTTTTCCAGGCGATCGTCGAGGAGCGCAGCCTCACACGGGCCGGCCAGCGGCTTGCGTTGTCGCAGCCGGCGATCAGTTACTCGCTAGGGCGTTTGCGGACCCTGTTCGACGATCCGCTGTTCATTCGCACGCGCGCCGGCATGCAGCCCACGCCGATCGCGCTCGAGCTGTCGAGCATCGTCGCGCGGGCGCTGGATACGGTGCGTGAAGCGCTGCGTTACGCGGAGCACTTCGATCCGGCGGTGAGCACGCGCACGTTCAGGTTGTCGCTCTCCGATGCCGGCGAGTTGGCGTACCTGCCGCCGATTTGCGAGGCCTTGCACCAGCAGGCGCCGCGCGTGAAATTGCGTATCGAGCCTCTGCCGGTCGAAGCAATCGAAGATGCGTTGCGGGCGAGTCGACTCGATTTCGCGATCGGCAATCTGCCGACGCTGACCGCGCGCACGCGTCATCAACTGTTGTTCGAGGAGACTTACGTCTGCATGACGCGCAAGCGGCGCGGCTTGCCGCGTACGAAAGAGCTGAGCATGAAAACGTTTGTGGACGCGTCGCACGTGCAGATCACGTCGGTCGAGCACAGCCACTACGCGCTCGACGACACGTTTCGCGCACAAGGTGTCGGCCGGCATATCGCGCTGGAATTACCGCACTTTGTGGCCTTGCCGAGCGTGCTGGCCGTGACTGATCTATTCGCGACGCTGCCGCGGCGTCTCGCACAGATTTTCAATCGCGACGGCGGTTTTCAACTCTACGAGTTGCCTGTCACGTTGCCGATGGCGGCGGTCACGATGCATTGGCACGAGCATTTCGATCAGGACGAGGGCAACGCGTGGTTGCGCAATCTGATGGGGGATATCGTGCGGCGGTTTGACGAGCGGTAA
- a CDS encoding Phenylpropionate dioxygenase, large terminal subunit — protein sequence MSDSSYQTVDTSALYQRAQSDRVAPSLYYDPAVFETELERIFYKTWIWVAHESELPNPGDFRTTTIGRQPVIVVRDKSGAVNVLQNRCRHRGATVCEQHKGNAKGFTCPYHSWTYGLDGALRALPYGDGYEGVIDKTELPLASLRVGIYQGLIFASFNQEIEPLEDFLGGAKPWIDLFMKQGAGYPIKANGEHRFRFNGNWKIQLENTTDLYHFPVVHKSWMKSIDDETAAAITSFMTSDEAFCRSLGNGHSLAVLVPELVDLDKDDGAPIPERFEELAATLAKKHTPDEVRRIVRSLMGVGFNLNLFPNLALSMAFFRVLRPISANETEIRHVALAMDGGPDEANRVRLRIHEHFQGPFGFGSPDDAEAWERVQRGSHAGPDLPILVNRGLNRESTAPNGEKTAHATDETGMREAYAQWRTMMEQA from the coding sequence ATGAGCGATTCCTCATATCAGACCGTCGACACGAGCGCCTTGTACCAGCGCGCGCAGTCCGACCGCGTCGCCCCGTCGCTGTACTACGACCCGGCGGTTTTCGAAACTGAACTCGAGCGCATTTTCTACAAGACGTGGATCTGGGTCGCGCACGAAAGCGAACTGCCGAACCCGGGCGACTTCCGCACCACCACGATCGGCCGCCAGCCGGTGATCGTGGTGCGCGACAAGAGCGGCGCCGTCAACGTGCTGCAAAACCGCTGCCGCCATCGCGGCGCGACCGTGTGCGAGCAGCACAAGGGCAATGCGAAGGGCTTCACCTGCCCGTACCACAGTTGGACCTATGGGCTTGATGGCGCATTGCGCGCGTTGCCCTACGGCGACGGCTACGAAGGCGTGATCGACAAGACCGAGTTGCCGCTCGCCAGTTTGCGCGTGGGCATCTATCAAGGTCTGATCTTCGCGAGCTTCAATCAGGAGATCGAGCCGCTCGAGGACTTCCTCGGCGGCGCCAAGCCGTGGATCGACCTGTTCATGAAGCAAGGCGCGGGCTATCCGATCAAAGCCAACGGCGAGCATCGTTTCCGCTTCAACGGCAACTGGAAGATCCAGCTCGAAAACACCACCGACCTGTATCACTTCCCGGTCGTCCACAAATCGTGGATGAAATCGATCGACGACGAAACCGCCGCCGCGATCACGAGCTTCATGACCAGCGACGAAGCGTTCTGCCGCTCGCTCGGCAACGGTCATAGCCTCGCGGTGCTGGTGCCGGAACTCGTCGATCTCGACAAGGACGATGGCGCGCCGATCCCCGAGCGTTTCGAAGAACTCGCCGCCACGCTCGCGAAAAAACACACGCCGGACGAAGTGCGCCGCATCGTGCGTTCGCTGATGGGGGTCGGCTTCAATCTGAATCTGTTTCCGAACCTCGCGCTGTCGATGGCGTTTTTCCGTGTGCTGCGGCCCATCTCGGCCAATGAGACGGAAATCCGTCACGTCGCCCTTGCCATGGACGGCGGCCCCGACGAAGCGAACCGCGTGCGCCTGCGCATTCACGAACACTTCCAGGGCCCGTTCGGATTCGGCAGCCCGGACGACGCCGAAGCGTGGGAACGTGTGCAGCGCGGCTCGCATGCCGGCCCCGATCTGCCGATCCTCGTCAACCGCGGCCTGAATCGCGAGAGCACGGCGCCGAACGGCGAAAAGACCGCCCACGCCACCGACGAAACCGGCATGCGCGAAGCGTACGCGCAATGGCGCACGATGATGGAGCAAGCATGA
- a CDS encoding Acyl-CoA dehydrogenase, which yields MSDTATDTAVADASRDATRLPLADVITEIAARREEFDRLSHVPRDVIAKLKRAGVYRAATPRRFGGDALAPTAFLDMIERIAVADGSAAWVASFGSANVYLAALPLATQAHIYADGPDQVFAGGLFPVQPAQPADGGWRVNGTWKFASGCKGADWLGVGIATSVPGVPGKPRTAVFRPHQVEIVDNWDVVGMQGTGSHDLRVTDQFVADDWTFVRGGEPCVDEPLYRYPTIAYAAQVLAVVNLGLARAALDVANQMAGGRKTTTGAPQLADRAYYRIELAKAEAQLRSARAFFYDTTDTVWQSILAGNPVTPEQVSLLRLAATQIAREGADVVHRAYRLGGTMAIYRTHPLQRLLRDSMVVTQHAFLGEGNFDGAGAVFVGVPPIPGYL from the coding sequence ATGTCAGACACCGCCACCGACACCGCCGTCGCAGACGCCAGCCGCGACGCCACGCGTTTGCCGCTCGCCGACGTCATCACCGAAATCGCCGCACGGCGCGAAGAGTTTGATCGCCTGTCGCATGTGCCGCGTGACGTCATCGCCAAGCTCAAACGCGCGGGCGTGTATCGCGCGGCGACACCACGGCGTTTCGGCGGCGATGCGCTTGCGCCTACCGCGTTTCTCGACATGATCGAACGCATCGCGGTAGCGGATGGTTCAGCCGCGTGGGTCGCGAGTTTCGGCTCGGCGAACGTCTATCTCGCGGCCTTGCCTCTGGCGACGCAGGCGCACATCTACGCCGACGGTCCCGATCAGGTGTTTGCCGGCGGCCTCTTCCCGGTGCAACCCGCGCAACCCGCCGACGGCGGCTGGCGTGTGAATGGCACCTGGAAATTCGCGAGCGGCTGCAAGGGCGCGGATTGGCTCGGCGTAGGGATCGCCACCAGCGTCCCAGGCGTACCCGGCAAGCCACGCACCGCCGTGTTCCGCCCACATCAGGTCGAGATCGTCGACAACTGGGACGTGGTCGGCATGCAAGGCACGGGCAGTCACGATCTGCGCGTCACCGATCAATTCGTCGCCGACGACTGGACTTTCGTGCGCGGCGGCGAGCCGTGCGTGGACGAACCGCTGTATCGCTACCCGACTATCGCCTACGCGGCCCAAGTACTGGCCGTGGTGAACCTCGGCCTCGCCCGCGCAGCGCTCGATGTCGCCAACCAGATGGCAGGCGGCCGCAAGACGACGACGGGCGCGCCGCAACTCGCCGACCGCGCGTACTACCGGATCGAACTGGCGAAGGCCGAAGCGCAACTGCGCTCGGCCCGTGCGTTCTTCTACGACACCACCGACACAGTCTGGCAATCGATCCTCGCCGGCAACCCCGTCACGCCGGAGCAGGTCAGCCTGCTGCGCCTCGCCGCGACGCAGATCGCCCGCGAGGGCGCCGACGTCGTGCACCGCGCTTACCGCCTCGGCGGCACGATGGCCATCTACCGCACACACCCGCTGCAGCGCCTGCTGCGGGATTCGATGGTGGTCACCCAGCACGCGTTTCTCGGCGAAGGCAACTTCGACGGCGCCGGTGCGGTGTTCGTTGGTGTGCCGCCGATTCCAGGCTACCTGTAA
- a CDS encoding 4-oxalocrotonate tautomerase family enzyme, protein MPTLEVYLPAGHVEARKAQLIAGLTQATVDAIGAPAESVRILLSELPPHDFGIGGASAADHASSRASLLVIVAILIAGRTPAQKTALIAALSETSASVLDTSLDAARVMIKDIPNTDFGIGGQTAKSLGR, encoded by the coding sequence ATGCCCACACTAGAGGTTTATCTCCCCGCCGGTCACGTAGAAGCGCGCAAAGCGCAACTGATTGCCGGCCTCACTCAGGCCACCGTCGATGCGATCGGCGCACCGGCTGAATCGGTGCGGATTCTGCTGAGCGAATTGCCGCCGCACGATTTCGGCATCGGCGGCGCGAGCGCAGCGGATCATGCAAGCAGCCGCGCATCGCTGCTCGTGATCGTCGCGATCCTGATTGCAGGCCGCACGCCCGCGCAAAAGACCGCGCTGATCGCCGCGCTCAGCGAAACGAGTGCTTCAGTGCTCGACACGTCGCTCGACGCCGCCCGCGTGATGATCAAGGACATTCCGAACACCGACTTCGGCATCGGCGGCCAGACCGCGAAGTCACTCGGGCGCTAG
- a CDS encoding Nitrate/nitrite transporter NarK, whose protein sequence is MPNDTLSPMAVSPATPAAPATSRTLRRIIVASVLGNALEWYDFFLYGTAAALIFGPLFFPLHGDPLMGTLAAFAGFAIGFLARPLGGIVFGHIGDRHGRKRALVVTLMMMGVATFGIGLLPTFSQIGFLAPAALVCLRIVQGIASGGEWGGGVLLISESAPANRRGYYASFSQLGVAGGFVLSAAAFYLVQRLPVESFMSWGWRVPFLASVLIFGVGVYIRRSLPESRDFTAAKPKHMPVLTVLRNHPKQVLQAMGLRVAENGGTYIFLSFVLVYGKTIGVPVSVMLGGVMIAMLLELITIVLWGRLSDVIGRRPVYMIGALGLVVIAFPAFWLIDTHEPLLVFLSLALGLPFCHGAMIGTQPALMGELFPTEVRYSGMALGHEIASVFSGGLAPLVAIALYSKVHAPWPVALMLIGFGLITAITLATIPKNINTTHD, encoded by the coding sequence ATGCCAAACGACACGCTTTCTCCCATGGCCGTATCACCCGCCACGCCGGCGGCGCCAGCGACCTCGCGGACACTGCGGCGGATCATCGTCGCTTCCGTGCTGGGCAACGCGCTCGAATGGTACGACTTCTTCCTGTATGGCACAGCAGCGGCCCTGATCTTCGGGCCGCTGTTCTTCCCGCTGCACGGCGACCCGCTGATGGGCACCCTCGCCGCCTTCGCGGGCTTTGCGATCGGCTTTCTGGCGCGGCCGCTGGGCGGCATTGTATTCGGCCATATCGGCGACCGGCATGGCCGCAAACGCGCGCTCGTCGTGACGCTGATGATGATGGGCGTGGCGACTTTTGGCATCGGTCTATTGCCGACCTTCTCGCAGATCGGCTTCCTGGCGCCCGCGGCGCTCGTCTGTTTGCGGATCGTGCAAGGCATCGCGTCGGGCGGCGAATGGGGCGGTGGCGTGCTGTTGATCAGCGAGAGTGCGCCGGCCAATCGCCGTGGCTATTACGCATCGTTCAGTCAGTTGGGGGTGGCTGGCGGCTTCGTGTTATCCGCAGCCGCTTTTTATCTGGTACAGCGACTGCCGGTGGAAAGTTTTATGTCCTGGGGTTGGCGCGTGCCGTTCCTCGCGAGCGTGCTGATCTTCGGCGTCGGTGTGTATATTCGCCGAAGCTTGCCTGAGAGCCGCGACTTCACCGCGGCCAAGCCGAAGCATATGCCCGTGCTGACCGTGCTGCGCAATCACCCGAAGCAGGTATTGCAGGCAATGGGCCTGCGTGTCGCCGAAAACGGCGGCACGTACATCTTCCTGTCGTTCGTGCTGGTGTACGGCAAGACGATCGGCGTGCCGGTTTCGGTGATGCTCGGCGGCGTGATGATCGCCATGCTGCTCGAACTCATCACGATCGTGCTGTGGGGCCGGCTATCGGATGTGATCGGACGGCGGCCGGTGTATATGATCGGCGCGCTCGGCCTCGTCGTGATCGCGTTTCCGGCGTTCTGGCTGATCGATACGCATGAACCGCTGCTCGTGTTCCTGTCGCTGGCACTAGGCTTGCCCTTCTGCCACGGTGCGATGATCGGCACGCAGCCCGCGTTGATGGGCGAACTCTTTCCAACCGAGGTCCGCTATTCGGGCATGGCGCTGGGCCACGAAATTGCGTCGGTGTTTTCCGGTGGACTCGCGCCGCTGGTCGCTATCGCGCTGTATTCGAAGGTGCATGCGCCGTGGCCGGTCGCGTTGATGCTGATCGGTTTCGGCCTCATCACCGCGATCACGCTCGCGACCATTCCGAAGAACATCAACACGACGCATGATTGA
- a CDS encoding transcriptional regulator, GntR family (manually curated), producing MHTITEISPSRFSSEDVYATLKQALGDSQYAPGEYLREAQIAKSMGVSRTPVREALQRLASEGWLEIKPNYGARVKHWSTRDVEEIFEARLLVEPYLAGRAALRITPEDIGTLVELAERMSVIAAHEATPETTEQWFAANGTFHAIVTAAAGNVRLDNALKSMKEMPLIKWTFGTYGAEDRRRSARQHFEIVEALEQRNQAWAEAITRCHILAAEQSVLAKMK from the coding sequence TTGCATACAATCACCGAAATCTCCCCGAGCCGATTTTCCAGTGAAGACGTGTACGCCACGCTGAAACAAGCGCTGGGCGACAGCCAGTACGCCCCGGGCGAATACCTGCGCGAAGCCCAGATCGCCAAGTCGATGGGGGTCAGCCGGACACCGGTGCGCGAAGCGCTGCAACGCCTCGCTTCCGAGGGCTGGCTGGAGATCAAGCCGAACTATGGCGCACGCGTGAAGCACTGGTCGACACGCGACGTCGAGGAGATTTTCGAGGCGCGGTTGCTGGTCGAGCCGTATCTGGCGGGCCGGGCGGCCCTGCGCATTACGCCGGAGGACATCGGCACGCTGGTCGAACTGGCCGAGCGGATGAGCGTCATCGCGGCACACGAGGCGACACCCGAGACCACCGAACAATGGTTTGCCGCGAACGGCACCTTTCACGCCATCGTGACGGCAGCGGCCGGCAACGTGCGACTGGATAACGCGCTCAAGTCCATGAAGGAGATGCCCCTGATCAAGTGGACGTTCGGCACGTATGGCGCCGAAGATCGCCGGCGCAGTGCCCGCCAGCACTTCGAGATCGTCGAGGCGCTTGAGCAACGCAACCAGGCCTGGGCCGAAGCCATCACACGCTGCCACATCCTTGCGGCAGAGCAATCGGTACTGGCGAAGATGAAATAG
- a CDS encoding SnoaL-like domain-containing protein, giving the protein MNENPDTLAMLAERIAALEAESAVRRTMARYMALCDVPSGALEGETLAALFTPDAIWEGIGPQYASKFGHLTGHTEILAMLTRYLPPSPHFSVNVHFLTSETIEVHGTSAKGRWIMLQASGYVDAPAELISARLDVDFAPAGNGRDWLITHFRTERLFDAPWQVNARKPKP; this is encoded by the coding sequence ATGAACGAGAACCCGGACACGCTTGCCATGTTGGCTGAACGGATCGCCGCGCTCGAAGCCGAATCCGCGGTGCGCCGCACGATGGCACGCTATATGGCGCTGTGCGACGTGCCATCAGGCGCACTCGAAGGCGAAACGCTCGCGGCGCTCTTTACCCCCGACGCGATCTGGGAAGGCATCGGCCCGCAGTACGCGAGCAAGTTCGGCCACCTCACCGGCCACACGGAGATTCTCGCGATGCTGACACGCTACTTGCCGCCGTCACCGCATTTCTCGGTCAACGTGCACTTCCTCACGTCGGAAACCATCGAGGTGCACGGCACATCCGCGAAAGGCCGCTGGATCATGCTGCAAGCATCCGGCTATGTCGACGCACCAGCGGAACTGATCTCGGCGCGCCTCGACGTGGATTTCGCTCCCGCCGGCAATGGCCGCGACTGGCTCATCACGCACTTTCGCACCGAGCGCCTTTTCGATGCGCCCTGGCAAGTCAATGCAAGGAAACCGAAACCATGA
- a CDS encoding MFS transporter, putative metabolite:H+ symporter, with protein sequence MTISASAGARLDRLPLSRFHRRILWLIGGGMFLDSFDIYLAGGVLGALTRSGWSTMQLNATFLSSTFIGMLLGALTAGVLGDAKGRKFTYQFNLLIFGLASIAGALAPNMTSLIVCRFFMGLGLGAEIVVGYGSVGEFIPPSVRGKWSAYLSLITNSALFFSTFLGFLIIPSIGWRAMFGIVGVGALIIWVIRKKMPESPRWLESKGRHAEADALLTAIETEIARDRPGHALPPIVESKPVATQSTTLLSLFQRPLLHRMFLSVCVQVAINIVIYGFIVWVPTFLMKQGHGVASSLGYTALMSLGGPAGALVGVLIADKVGRKNGLIGVATLAAVIGWLYGHSSSMEMATLLGFILFTLTYLMVALGIATYIPELFATENRMRANGVAGCAGRLAGIAAPQVVVLMYATGGIKDVLSVIVGALAVLVVVLIALGIETNQRSLEDIAPETDALPLATGHEMPGKQHL encoded by the coding sequence ATGACGATTTCGGCGAGTGCTGGCGCAAGACTGGATCGGCTCCCTTTATCCCGCTTTCATCGCCGCATCCTGTGGCTGATCGGCGGCGGGATGTTTCTCGACTCGTTCGACATCTACCTTGCCGGTGGCGTGCTTGGCGCACTGACCCGCAGCGGCTGGTCGACCATGCAGCTCAATGCCACCTTCCTCTCGTCGACCTTCATCGGCATGCTGCTCGGCGCACTGACGGCGGGCGTGCTCGGCGATGCCAAAGGCCGCAAATTCACGTATCAGTTCAATCTGCTGATCTTCGGCCTCGCCTCGATTGCCGGCGCGCTCGCACCCAATATGACCTCGCTCATCGTCTGCCGCTTCTTCATGGGTCTCGGTCTCGGCGCGGAGATCGTCGTGGGCTACGGCTCGGTCGGCGAGTTCATTCCGCCATCCGTGCGCGGTAAATGGTCCGCCTATCTTTCGCTGATTACGAACTCGGCACTGTTCTTCTCTACATTCCTCGGCTTTCTGATCATTCCTTCGATCGGCTGGCGCGCCATGTTCGGGATTGTCGGCGTCGGCGCGTTGATCATCTGGGTGATTCGCAAGAAGATGCCGGAATCGCCACGCTGGCTCGAATCGAAGGGTCGCCACGCGGAGGCCGACGCGCTCCTTACAGCCATCGAAACGGAGATAGCGCGGGATCGGCCGGGGCACGCGTTGCCGCCGATCGTCGAATCGAAGCCCGTCGCCACGCAAAGCACCACGCTTTTGAGTCTGTTCCAGCGTCCCTTGCTGCACCGCATGTTCCTGTCGGTTTGCGTGCAGGTGGCGATCAATATCGTGATCTACGGATTCATCGTGTGGGTGCCGACCTTCCTGATGAAGCAGGGCCATGGCGTCGCATCGTCGCTCGGCTACACCGCGTTGATGTCGCTCGGCGGCCCGGCCGGCGCGCTGGTCGGTGTGCTGATCGCAGACAAGGTCGGGCGCAAGAACGGCCTGATTGGCGTCGCCACGCTGGCGGCTGTGATCGGCTGGTTGTACGGACACTCGAGCAGCATGGAGATGGCCACGCTGCTGGGTTTCATTCTGTTCACGCTGACCTATCTGATGGTCGCGCTCGGCATTGCCACCTACATTCCGGAATTGTTCGCGACGGAGAATCGCATGCGCGCCAACGGCGTGGCGGGTTGTGCCGGCCGCCTGGCAGGTATCGCCGCGCCGCAGGTGGTCGTGTTGATGTATGCCACTGGCGGCATCAAGGACGTGCTCTCCGTGATTGTCGGCGCGCTCGCCGTGCTCGTGGTGGTCCTGATCGCATTGGGCATCGAAACCAATCAACGTTCGCTGGAAGACATCGCTCCGGAAACGGATGCGCTGCCGCTCGCAACCGGGCACGAGATGCCCGGCAAACAACATCTTTAA
- a CDS encoding PAS/PAC sensor signal transduction histidine kinase, with translation MNFPAEEDFHRLLDALTLCVLLHDAETKAIVWANRAACEALGFTLEELLPLKAKDMTRPVPKYRREIGVGAMDRAITEGPQVYEWCYRSRTGADMLSEAIATYVPLRERAVVMVQFRDISVEDTLKQTLRRYESRLREFMQDLGEGVAVLTPAGEVEFVSESGRRVLGLEEGAPMGDVLDYCSESDRDRLLEQLASAPRIQPSAPQRYRITRRDGTPGWLRITCRRIEIEDDLNGRLLHFRDITDEVAVEEARRNEARLLEYAGRYNAMGEMATAIAHELSQPLAAVRNFIEGAIRRLAQPGSVDDALWGLRSADRQAEHAAVIIKSVRDYIVKREPSETDADLRDVIADVAYFIELRAKEAGILVAIEQASEALPVHCERVLIGQVVLNLAFNAIEALMECTTGDTNTAARRGELRLVTRLRGKHALVQIIDNGPGVPADAHGRLFDGFSSSKAGGNGIGLSLCKNIVTRHGGEIWAKPAPQGGLQCSFTLPLAVAPRR, from the coding sequence ATGAATTTCCCCGCCGAAGAAGATTTCCACCGCCTGCTCGACGCACTGACGCTGTGCGTGCTGCTGCACGACGCCGAAACGAAGGCGATCGTGTGGGCCAATCGCGCGGCCTGCGAGGCGCTCGGCTTTACGCTTGAAGAATTGCTGCCGCTCAAGGCAAAAGACATGACCCGCCCGGTGCCGAAGTACCGGCGCGAGATCGGCGTCGGCGCAATGGACCGTGCGATCACCGAAGGCCCGCAGGTCTACGAGTGGTGTTACCGCTCGCGTACGGGGGCCGACATGCTGTCCGAGGCTATCGCGACCTACGTGCCGCTGCGCGAGCGCGCGGTGGTGATGGTGCAGTTCCGCGACATCAGCGTCGAAGACACGCTCAAGCAGACGCTGCGGCGCTACGAGTCGCGGCTGCGCGAGTTCATGCAGGATCTCGGCGAAGGCGTCGCCGTACTGACACCCGCAGGCGAAGTGGAATTTGTCAGCGAATCCGGACGACGCGTGCTGGGTCTGGAAGAGGGCGCACCGATGGGCGACGTGCTCGACTATTGCAGCGAGTCTGATCGCGACCGCCTGCTCGAACAACTCGCCAGTGCACCGCGCATCCAGCCTTCGGCGCCGCAGCGTTATCGCATCACGCGCCGCGACGGTACGCCGGGCTGGTTGCGCATCACGTGCAGAAGAATCGAAATCGAAGACGACCTCAACGGCCGCCTGCTGCACTTTCGCGACATCACGGACGAAGTCGCTGTCGAAGAGGCCCGCCGGAACGAGGCGCGGCTGCTGGAATACGCGGGGCGCTACAACGCGATGGGCGAAATGGCGACCGCCATTGCGCACGAGTTGAGCCAGCCGCTTGCCGCGGTGCGCAATTTCATCGAAGGCGCGATCCGGCGGCTCGCGCAACCCGGTTCTGTCGACGACGCGTTGTGGGGCCTGCGCAGCGCCGATCGTCAGGCCGAGCATGCGGCCGTGATCATCAAGAGCGTGCGCGATTACATCGTCAAGCGTGAGCCGAGCGAGACGGATGCGGATTTGCGCGACGTCATCGCGGACGTCGCGTACTTCATCGAATTGCGCGCCAAAGAGGCGGGGATTCTGGTCGCCATCGAGCAGGCATCGGAAGCTTTGCCGGTGCATTGCGAGCGTGTGCTGATTGGCCAGGTGGTCCTGAATCTCGCGTTCAACGCAATCGAGGCGCTGATGGAGTGCACGACGGGGGACACCAATACGGCGGCACGACGCGGTGAATTGCGCCTTGTCACCCGCCTGCGGGGCAAGCATGCGCTCGTGCAGATCATCGATAACGGCCCAGGCGTGCCCGCCGACGCGCATGGCCGGCTGTTCGACGGGTTTTCGTCGTCGAAGGCTGGCGGCAATGGCATCGGTTTGTCGCTGTGCAAAAACATTGTCACGCGGCACGGTGGCGAGATCTGGGCCAAACCGGCACCACAGGGCGGGCTCCAATGCAGTTTTACGCTGCCACTCGCAGTCGCGCCTCGCCGCTGA